One genomic segment of Streptomyces sp. NBC_00239 includes these proteins:
- a CDS encoding globin domain-containing protein yields MLSEKSAETVRATLPAVGAAIGDITELFYAKLFAAHPALLRDLFNRGNQAAGLQKQALAGSIAAFATHLVAHPDSRPDVMLGRIAHKHASLGVTREQYPVVHRHLFEAIAEVLGDAVTPEVAAAWDEVYWLMANALIAIEERLYAARQVAAGDVWRDWRVAARTEETADCATFRLVPADGAPAPAFRPGQYVSVQVELPDGARQIRQYSLTCAPGASDRSLTVKRVHGGPGPDGEVSRHLHAHVRPGDTLRVSAPYGDLVLAGGDAPVLLASAGIGCTPMVSMLEHLADTGFGASVTVVHADRSPADHALATDHRGLAGKLADGRTYFWYEDGAADPDLAGRVDLTAVPVPAGTRAYLCGPLPFMRAVRGQLLAKGVPAADIHYEVFGPDLWLASA; encoded by the coding sequence ATGCTGTCCGAGAAGTCCGCCGAGACCGTCCGCGCCACCCTGCCCGCCGTCGGCGCGGCCATCGGCGACATCACCGAGCTGTTCTACGCGAAGCTGTTCGCCGCCCACCCCGCGCTGCTGCGCGACCTGTTCAACCGCGGCAACCAGGCCGCCGGCCTCCAGAAGCAGGCCCTGGCCGGCTCCATCGCCGCCTTCGCGACCCACCTGGTCGCCCACCCGGACAGCCGCCCGGACGTGATGCTCGGCCGCATCGCCCACAAGCACGCCTCCCTCGGGGTCACCCGCGAGCAGTACCCGGTGGTCCACCGGCACCTCTTCGAGGCCATCGCGGAGGTCCTCGGCGACGCGGTCACCCCCGAGGTGGCCGCGGCCTGGGACGAGGTCTACTGGCTGATGGCCAACGCCCTGATCGCCATCGAGGAGCGCCTGTACGCGGCGCGGCAGGTGGCGGCCGGCGACGTGTGGCGCGACTGGCGGGTGGCCGCCCGCACCGAGGAGACCGCCGACTGCGCCACCTTCCGGCTGGTCCCCGCCGACGGCGCGCCCGCCCCGGCGTTCCGGCCCGGCCAGTACGTCTCCGTCCAGGTGGAGCTCCCCGACGGCGCCCGCCAGATCCGCCAGTACAGCCTCACCTGCGCGCCCGGCGCGTCGGACCGCTCGCTCACCGTCAAACGGGTGCACGGCGGCCCCGGCCCGGACGGCGAGGTCTCCCGCCACCTGCACGCGCACGTCCGCCCCGGCGACACCCTGCGGGTCTCCGCCCCGTACGGCGACCTGGTCCTGGCGGGCGGCGACGCGCCCGTGCTGCTCGCCTCCGCCGGCATCGGCTGCACGCCGATGGTCTCGATGCTGGAGCACCTGGCCGACACCGGCTTCGGCGCGTCGGTCACGGTCGTGCACGCCGACCGCTCGCCCGCCGACCACGCGCTCGCCACCGACCACCGCGGCCTGGCCGGCAAGCTGGCCGACGGCCGGACGTACTTCTGGTACGAGGACGGGGCCGCGGACCCGGACCTCGCCGGGCGGGTGGACCTGACGGCCGTCCCGGTGCCCGCCGGCACCCGCGCCTACCTCTGCGGCCCGCTCCCCTTCATGCGCGCCGTACGCGGGCAGCTCCTCGCCAAGGGCGTCCCGGCGGCCGACATCCACTACGAGGTCTTCGGCCCGGACCTCTGGCTCGCGAGCGCCTGA